From Ignisphaera aggregans DSM 17230, the proteins below share one genomic window:
- a CDS encoding conserved hypothetical protein (KEGG: hbu:Hbut_0049 hypothetical protein~SPTR: A2BIW6 Conserved crenarchaeal protein): protein MNENVGQSEENMSSDNTTESIEKQEKVDIKKLLSVIPPPATLFSKQKQGSREKRIRLRYDQSVKTDEAKISSSLARELGIREYVEISVTGKKRFRLKAVISDSIPSDAVYINPEPAKRFGISDNSICTIRAV from the coding sequence ATGAATGAAAATGTAGGTCAAAGTGAAGAAAATATGTCTTCAGATAACACTACAGAAAGTATTGAAAAACAAGAGAAGGTAGATATAAAGAAGCTATTGTCTGTCATCCCACCACCAGCAACGTTATTTTCAAAACAGAAGCAGGGGAGTAGGGAGAAAAGAATAAGGTTAAGATATGATCAAAGCGTAAAAACAGATGAGGCAAAGATATCTTCATCTCTTGCAAGAGAGCTAGGGATTAGGGAGTACGTAGAGATTAGTGTAACAGGTAAAAAGAGATTTAGGTTAAAGGCAGTGATATCTGATTCAATTCCTTCTGATGCAGTGTATATCAATCCAGAACCAGCAAAAAGATTTGGAATCTCTGATAACAGTATATGTACCATAAGGGCTGTATAG
- a CDS encoding 3-octaprenyl-4-hydroxybenzoate carboxy-lyase (COGs: COG0163 3-polyprenyl-4-hydroxybenzoate decarboxylase~InterPro IPR003382:IPR004507~KEGG: hbu:Hbut_0043 flavoprotein, 3-polyprenyl-4-hydroxybenzoate decarboxylase, UbiX~PFAM: flavoprotein~SPTR: A2BIW0 Flavoprotein, 3-polyprenyl-4-hydroxybenzoate decarboxylase, UbiX~TIGRFAM: 3-octaprenyl-4-hydroxybenzoate carboxy-lyase~PFAM: Flavoprotein~TIGRFAM: polyprenyl P-hydroxybenzoate and phenylacrylic acid decarboxylases) — translation MKILLGVTGASGCVVALRLAEVLRKYGFNVIGIYTRSSLIVADTECVSANWFIDKLRGYVDELYSEDDIKAPIASSSNILDAYIIAPASIKTMALIINGIASNLLVRAILNGLRMRKPVVAVVRESPLGEIELEILYKASKKGITIVPAVVGFYTYPQHIGDIVDFIVGKTLDVLGIQNDLYRRWRGAKDPRYLDPCEYLYGSAKT, via the coding sequence ATGAAGATATTGCTGGGGGTTACAGGTGCAAGTGGATGTGTAGTTGCATTAAGATTAGCGGAGGTTCTTAGGAAATATGGATTTAATGTCATTGGGATATATACAAGATCTTCACTTATTGTTGCAGATACCGAATGTGTTTCTGCTAATTGGTTTATAGATAAACTTAGAGGATATGTGGATGAACTTTATAGTGAGGACGATATAAAAGCTCCTATAGCAAGTAGTAGCAATATACTTGATGCATATATAATTGCTCCAGCATCAATAAAAACTATGGCGTTAATCATTAACGGTATAGCCTCTAATTTACTAGTAAGAGCTATACTCAATGGTCTTAGAATGAGAAAACCTGTAGTTGCAGTTGTAAGAGAATCACCATTAGGAGAAATAGAACTTGAAATACTTTATAAGGCCTCTAAAAAAGGTATAACCATTGTACCAGCAGTAGTAGGTTTCTATACATATCCTCAACATATAGGTGATATAGTAGATTTTATTGTTGGAAAAACTCTTGATGTTCTTGGAATACAAAACGATTTATATAGAAGATGGAGAGGTGCTAAAGATCCTCGATACCTAGATCCTTGCGAATACCTCTACGGCTCAGCAAAGACTTAA
- a CDS encoding tRNA intron endonuclease (COGs: COG1676 tRNA splicing endonuclease~InterPro IPR006677:IPR006676~KEGG: sso:SSO0439 tRNA-splicing endonuclease subunit alpha~PFAM: tRNA intron endonuclease, catalytic domain protein~SPTR: C5SV93 tRNA intron endonuclease~TIGRFAM: tRNA intron endonuclease~PFAM: tRNA intron endonuclease, catalytic C-terminal domain~TIGRFAM: tRNA intron endonuclease) codes for MSSNNETNLNSKSVIMGQRILLRDHSIGNKLFKSFLGKPIGISKPSPMQEYVSPFILSTYDSIYLCRKNIADLNLNLRCQELLEKLKHMDRRLWLRYRVYEYLRDRGYIVRSGIKFGTDFSVYELGPGLEHAPYVVTVIDENADLTPIDIVRLGRVSHSVRKKSVLAIASDRGDITFLVFKWIKL; via the coding sequence ATGTCTTCAAATAATGAAACAAATTTGAATAGTAAATCAGTTATTATGGGTCAGAGAATATTACTGAGAGATCATTCTATTGGTAATAAACTCTTTAAATCCTTTCTAGGGAAGCCCATTGGTATTTCAAAGCCTAGTCCTATGCAAGAATATGTATCGCCATTCATTTTATCTACATATGATTCAATATATCTATGTAGAAAAAATATTGCCGATCTTAATCTAAATCTAAGGTGTCAGGAGTTACTTGAAAAACTTAAACATATGGATAGAAGGCTTTGGCTAAGATATAGAGTGTATGAGTATTTGAGGGATAGAGGATATATAGTTAGGAGTGGTATTAAGTTTGGAACTGATTTTAGTGTATATGAGCTTGGTCCTGGACTTGAACATGCACCCTATGTAGTAACAGTAATTGATGAAAATGCTGATCTTACCCCCATAGATATTGTTAGACTTGGTAGAGTTAGCCATAGTGTAAGAAAGAAGTCTGTATTGGCTATAGCTAGTGACAGAGGTGATATAACCTTTCTAGTTTTTAAGTGGATTAAGCTCTAA
- a CDS encoding hypothetical protein (KEGG: sso:SSO2344 hypothetical protein) → MGSIKRVEEESEKIYRVLYNELSKANNIAILSCGNSKGLAQHLFTILKIAKTNMSVFFLDADYAYNILLPYIGEEIDVAILFTDTKSSKCLFRIYQSLLLSGIKTIALVHRILSEEERNIIKRYDEYITVVEIDRDIYRISILHANLRLGLALSKGSSARIERIARELEVASIVEELSKRYYREINELERCRTILYTKSLQSVGEELSEMGFNSIELPLMKNIDTIQKPVLMIYTTVEEHIVNELLMEFMRKGISKEDILSIRINTDPFTAPIYGHILLLLYSYK, encoded by the coding sequence GTGGGAAGCATTAAAAGAGTTGAAGAAGAATCAGAGAAGATATATAGAGTTCTATATAATGAGCTCAGTAAAGCAAACAATATCGCTATACTAAGTTGCGGAAATAGTAAGGGATTGGCACAACATCTATTTACAATACTTAAAATAGCTAAGACAAATATGAGTGTCTTTTTTCTTGATGCTGATTATGCATATAACATTCTTTTACCATATATTGGAGAAGAAATAGATGTAGCAATTCTATTTACAGATACAAAAAGTAGTAAGTGTCTTTTTCGTATATACCAATCACTATTATTAAGTGGAATAAAAACAATAGCTCTAGTTCATAGAATATTATCTGAAGAGGAAAGGAACATAATTAAGAGATATGATGAATATATAACTGTAGTGGAAATAGATAGAGATATCTATAGAATTTCTATTCTGCATGCAAACCTGAGACTAGGTTTAGCACTAAGCAAAGGGTCCTCCGCTAGAATAGAGCGTATAGCTAGGGAACTAGAGGTAGCATCTATTGTAGAAGAATTATCTAAGAGATACTATAGAGAGATAAATGAGCTGGAGAGGTGTAGAACAATACTATATACAAAATCTCTACAATCAGTAGGTGAAGAACTGAGTGAGATGGGTTTCAATTCAATTGAGCTTCCATTAATGAAAAATATAGACACAATCCAAAAACCTGTATTAATGATATATACAACTGTTGAGGAGCACATAGTTAATGAACTACTAATGGAATTCATGAGAAAGGGTATCAGCAAAGAAGATATCCTTAGTATCAGAATTAATACAGATCCATTTACAGCACCAATATATGGACACATATTGCTACTTCTATATAGCTATAAATAG
- a CDS encoding arginyl-tRNA synthetase (COGs: COG0018 Arginyl-tRNA synthetase~InterPro IPR015945:IPR005148:IPR008909:IPR001278~KEGG: hbu:Hbut_1178 arginyl-tRNA synthetase~PFAM: DALR anticodon binding domain protein; Arginyl-tRNA synthetase, class Ic, core; arginyl tRNA synthetase domain protein~PRIAM: Arginine--tRNA ligase~SPTR: A2BM01 Arginyl-tRNA synthetase~TIGRFAM: arginyl-tRNA synthetase~PFAM: DALR anticodon binding domain; tRNA synthetases class I (R)~TIGRFAM: arginyl-tRNA synthetase), protein MPSLYNPMEIVRRCIASEVSKDVGVDIEAVEKAITIPREEFGDLSIVLSKIGIDIALEKILNMVNRCSYVKKSDGVGIYVNMFLDRTRFTELVFNSIVSGEENYGIFIDDKPRRVVIEYVSANPIHPLHIGAARNAVLGDFLARIHRKTGNTVQTRFYINDVGRQVALLALGIMKLGSIDIPNDVKPDHWLGTVYAITNTIAEIYTLKKRLENTGDIERKELVKELDQLLIDASKLREIAPEIFDKISEELKNIDIEQEISKIMRSYERGEEWIKNIIRKTVELCIKGFKETLSRLGIEIEIWDWESDLVWSKEVDKLIDELKKRPETIVHKGAYALDFTEILKDTEIRRRLRIPENLEIPPLIFQRSDGTTLYTVRDIVYTLKKFREFNADQVINVIASEQTLPQAQIRLALYLLGYRKEAENLLHYSYEIVNVEGMKMSSRRGRIITLDSIIEEAKIRALAELEKRGNRSEELAEKIGIAAIKFYLLSVTPSRPVKFAWESVLNFERNSAPYLLYTYARVEGIFRKAREKGIELNWKELLSQADLGFAENHSRRWRLIKYIAEYPDIFKKTYLELDPSILATYILRLADEFNSWYDEEPIVLEQDPRVRASKLLLVYSIRTVLRNALEILGIEVVERL, encoded by the coding sequence TTGCCTTCTCTATATAATCCTATGGAGATAGTGAGAAGGTGTATAGCTAGTGAAGTATCTAAGGATGTAGGGGTAGATATAGAGGCAGTTGAAAAAGCTATAACTATACCTAGAGAGGAGTTTGGAGATCTGTCAATAGTATTGTCTAAGATAGGAATAGATATAGCTCTTGAGAAAATACTAAATATGGTTAATAGATGTAGCTATGTTAAGAAATCTGATGGTGTGGGGATATATGTAAATATGTTTTTAGATAGGACTAGATTTACAGAACTTGTATTCAACTCTATAGTTAGTGGAGAAGAAAACTACGGTATTTTTATAGATGATAAGCCTAGGAGAGTAGTAATAGAATATGTATCTGCAAATCCCATACATCCTCTACACATAGGTGCAGCTAGAAATGCTGTTTTAGGAGACTTCCTAGCGAGGATACATAGAAAAACAGGTAATACTGTACAAACAAGATTCTATATAAATGATGTTGGTAGACAAGTAGCACTACTAGCGCTAGGCATAATGAAACTAGGATCGATAGATATACCAAATGACGTTAAGCCTGATCACTGGCTAGGAACAGTATATGCAATAACAAATACAATTGCAGAGATATATACATTAAAGAAAAGACTTGAAAATACAGGTGATATAGAGAGAAAAGAACTTGTGAAAGAACTAGATCAACTACTAATAGACGCATCTAAGCTCAGGGAAATAGCTCCAGAAATATTTGATAAAATCTCTGAAGAACTTAAGAATATCGATATAGAGCAAGAGATATCAAAAATAATGAGAAGCTATGAGAGAGGAGAAGAATGGATAAAAAATATAATTAGAAAAACTGTAGAGCTATGTATTAAAGGATTCAAGGAGACTCTATCAAGACTAGGAATAGAGATAGAGATATGGGATTGGGAAAGCGATCTTGTATGGAGTAAAGAAGTTGATAAACTAATAGATGAACTTAAGAAAAGACCAGAGACCATAGTACATAAAGGGGCATATGCATTAGACTTCACAGAGATTCTAAAGGATACTGAAATTAGGAGAAGGCTTAGAATTCCGGAAAATCTAGAGATACCTCCATTAATATTTCAGAGAAGCGATGGAACAACACTATATACAGTCAGAGATATTGTGTATACACTTAAAAAGTTTAGAGAGTTCAATGCAGATCAGGTAATAAATGTAATAGCCTCAGAACAAACACTACCACAAGCACAAATCAGATTGGCTCTATATCTACTAGGGTATAGAAAAGAGGCTGAAAACCTTCTACACTATAGTTATGAGATAGTCAATGTAGAAGGTATGAAGATGAGTTCGCGTAGAGGAAGGATAATAACATTGGATAGCATTATTGAAGAAGCCAAAATTAGAGCATTAGCAGAGCTTGAGAAGAGAGGTAATAGATCAGAGGAACTAGCTGAGAAGATAGGTATAGCAGCAATAAAGTTCTATTTACTCTCAGTAACACCTTCAAGACCAGTGAAATTTGCTTGGGAATCTGTACTAAATTTTGAAAGGAATTCTGCTCCATATCTACTCTACACATATGCAAGAGTAGAAGGGATATTTAGAAAGGCTAGGGAAAAGGGAATAGAACTAAATTGGAAGGAACTACTAAGCCAAGCAGATTTAGGATTTGCAGAAAACCATTCAAGGAGATGGAGACTTATTAAATACATTGCAGAGTATCCAGATATATTTAAGAAGACATATCTAGAACTAGATCCATCAATACTAGCAACATATATCCTCAGATTAGCAGATGAATTTAATTCATGGTATGATGAAGAGCCTATAGTTCTTGAGCAGGATCCAAGGGTAAGAGCATCAAAACTCTTACTAGTATATAGCATAAGAACTGTGTTAAGAAATGCACTTGAGATACTAGGTATAGAGGTTGTAGAGAGGTTATAG
- a CDS encoding DNA-directed RNA polymerase, M/15 kDa subunit (InterPro IPR001529~KEGG: sin:YN1551_1305 DNA-directed RNA polymerase, M/15 kDa subunit~SMART: DNA-directed RNA polymerase, M/15 kDa subunit~SPTR: Q9UWZ9 Zn finger protein, hypothetical~PFAM: RNA polymerases M/15 Kd subunit) — MQFCPRCGGLLMPIKKDDGTTILRCTKCGYELQPQTTEYRIAKAGGSNRVQTTSVVTEGKKIGRKKEELEQEKEEYYKELFLELLHEEEYGGEET; from the coding sequence ATGCAGTTTTGCCCAAGATGTGGAGGTTTATTAATGCCTATAAAGAAAGATGATGGTACAACAATACTTAGATGTACGAAGTGCGGATACGAATTACAGCCACAAACAACAGAGTATAGAATAGCTAAAGCAGGAGGATCCAATAGAGTTCAAACAACATCTGTTGTAACAGAGGGTAAGAAGATAGGTAGGAAAAAAGAGGAACTAGAACAGGAGAAGGAAGAGTATTATAAAGAGCTATTCTTAGAGCTACTCCATGAGGAGGAGTATGGCGGTGAAGAAACATAG
- a CDS encoding hypothetical protein (KEGG: sin:YN1551_1143 hypothetical protein~SPTR: C4KIA5 Putative uncharacterized protein), which produces MDREERNRSSRSFRSHTHRDERFRHREGYRPQPKKEESRYAERREYVEAIPKPIGDMCTPTCPLFRCGKKALVIKLVNGKPVAYCNWVNDTCIGYKCQYASCATRYLLPNGKCLAAIKTVEKSEDEFLKELEKEDNRKNLKSLLSRRGIRKDLGIEDL; this is translated from the coding sequence TTGGATCGAGAGGAGAGAAATAGATCTTCTAGAAGCTTTAGATCTCATACTCATAGAGATGAACGTTTTCGTCATAGAGAAGGATATAGACCACAGCCAAAAAAGGAGGAGAGTAGATATGCTGAACGAAGAGAGTATGTGGAAGCTATACCTAAACCTATAGGGGATATGTGTACTCCAACATGCCCATTATTTAGATGTGGAAAGAAAGCTTTAGTGATAAAGCTAGTTAATGGAAAACCTGTAGCATACTGTAATTGGGTAAATGATACATGTATAGGATATAAATGTCAGTATGCCTCTTGTGCAACTAGATATCTACTACCAAATGGAAAGTGTCTTGCAGCAATAAAGACTGTTGAAAAGAGTGAAGATGAGTTTTTAAAGGAGTTAGAGAAGGAGGATAATAGAAAGAATCTTAAGTCTTTGCTGAGCCGTAGAGGTATTCGCAAGGATCTAGGTATCGAGGATCTTTAG
- a CDS encoding glycyl-tRNA synthetase (COGs: COG0423 Glycyl-tRNA synthetase (class II)~InterPro IPR002315:IPR002314:IPR004154:IPR006195~KEGG: hbu:Hbut_0050 glycyl-tRNA synthetase~PFAM: tRNA synthetase class II (G H P and S); Anticodon-binding domain protein~PRIAM: Glycine--tRNA ligase~SPTR: A2BIW7 Glycyl-tRNA synthetase~TIGRFAM: glycyl-tRNA synthetase~PFAM: Anticodon binding domain; tRNA synthetase class II core domain (G, H, P, S and T)~TIGRFAM: glycyl-tRNA synthetase, dimeric type), with product MSVSKYEKVIDYAIRRGFIWQSYEIYGGQSGFYDLGPLGVLLKNNIVDLWREYFVKQHQDFVVEIETPIITPAIVFRASGHEENFTDYAVECLSCHRVYRADHLVEEILKISAEGLTGEQLDEIIEKNNIRCPVCKGSLSKTRKFLLLFQTYIGPYTPENLAYLRPEAAQGMFINFKRVYELMRRRLPLGIAQIGRVARNEISPRQGPIRLREFTIMEIEFFYDDKDPRCDILYERCSDRKIRILTAQQRERGDDKPIEISVVEAYKEGFIKSPWLAYWMCIAHNFISAIGVPEDKTYFEEKLPTERAHYSQQTFDQMVIVDKWGKLEVSGHAYRHTYDIDRHIRFSNADLYAIRQLPSPRIERKRRVKIDKTLIIKIFGSRAGEVFKALYSLGEDRLAEIVEKTPGDRIMLNDGIEIPKNILKIEEVEEQIWTERFIPHVAEPSFGAERLLYIALEYAYTEDEGRIILKFPKRIAPIKIAITPLVDREPLTNVAVNIYKTLKQYYYSIYIEGGSIGKKYAYADELGIPYVVTVDYESIERADATIRDRDTRKQIRVPINELTRVLDMALKGEDIFSLGYPIINN from the coding sequence GTGAGTGTATCAAAATATGAAAAAGTCATAGACTATGCTATTAGGAGAGGATTTATATGGCAATCCTATGAAATATATGGTGGTCAATCTGGATTCTACGATCTTGGACCATTAGGAGTGTTGTTAAAGAATAATATAGTTGATCTTTGGAGAGAGTATTTCGTTAAGCAACACCAAGATTTTGTTGTAGAAATAGAAACACCTATAATAACACCTGCAATAGTCTTTAGAGCTAGTGGCCATGAAGAAAATTTCACAGACTATGCTGTTGAGTGTCTCAGTTGTCACCGTGTTTATAGAGCTGATCATCTAGTTGAAGAGATATTGAAGATTAGTGCTGAGGGACTTACAGGTGAGCAGCTAGATGAAATTATAGAGAAAAACAATATTCGATGCCCAGTATGTAAAGGTTCTTTATCAAAGACAAGGAAATTCCTACTTCTATTCCAAACATATATAGGTCCATATACACCAGAAAATCTTGCTTATCTAAGACCTGAAGCTGCACAGGGTATGTTCATAAACTTTAAACGTGTTTATGAATTAATGAGAAGAAGATTGCCATTGGGTATTGCACAGATAGGTCGTGTAGCACGAAATGAAATTTCCCCTAGACAGGGACCGATAAGACTTAGGGAATTTACTATAATGGAAATAGAGTTCTTCTACGATGATAAAGATCCGAGATGTGATATTCTATATGAGCGTTGTTCTGATAGAAAGATAAGGATTTTAACTGCTCAGCAAAGAGAGCGAGGAGATGATAAACCAATTGAGATTTCTGTTGTAGAGGCATATAAGGAGGGGTTTATAAAGAGTCCATGGCTAGCTTACTGGATGTGTATTGCCCATAACTTTATTTCTGCTATAGGTGTTCCAGAGGATAAGACCTATTTTGAGGAAAAACTACCGACAGAAAGAGCTCATTATTCTCAGCAAACTTTTGATCAGATGGTCATAGTTGATAAATGGGGTAAACTTGAGGTATCGGGACATGCATATAGACATACATATGATATAGATAGACATATAAGGTTTAGTAATGCTGATCTCTATGCTATTAGACAGTTACCTTCGCCAAGAATAGAAAGGAAGAGGAGAGTCAAAATAGATAAGACGTTGATAATCAAAATCTTTGGATCAAGAGCTGGAGAAGTCTTTAAAGCTTTATATAGTTTAGGTGAAGATAGATTAGCTGAAATTGTTGAGAAGACTCCTGGAGATAGAATTATGCTTAATGATGGTATTGAAATTCCTAAGAATATTTTAAAAATTGAGGAAGTAGAAGAACAGATATGGACAGAGAGATTTATACCACATGTGGCAGAGCCCTCTTTTGGTGCTGAACGTCTTTTATACATTGCCTTAGAATATGCATATACAGAGGATGAGGGAAGAATCATACTTAAATTCCCCAAGAGAATTGCACCAATAAAGATAGCTATAACTCCATTGGTTGATAGAGAGCCTTTAACTAATGTAGCAGTTAATATATATAAGACATTAAAACAGTATTACTATTCTATATATATTGAGGGTGGATCTATAGGTAAGAAATATGCATATGCAGATGAACTTGGTATACCATATGTGGTTACAGTAGATTATGAAAGCATTGAGAGGGCTGATGCAACTATTAGAGATAGGGATACAAGAAAACAGATTAGAGTTCCTATAAATGAATTGACTAGGGTATTAGATATGGCATTAAAAGGTGAAGATATATTCTCTCTAGGTTATCCTATTATAAATAATTGA
- a CDS encoding hypothetical protein (KEGG: mse:Msed_2216 hypothetical protein), which translates to MTSDVLEPRQTRIELSLAEENLVEQLRNIILKLSNMVRDINSILDDIFNDMFESAKLKVPRLLALYREICEDNRRTKLYLARISIGLQNSKYYLEIINETINILESLYIVTTAISAIIKQNAVVKESSILYLQKIMMLLSNLLNDYAELLKMLIGAPSKFLEISDRGIKTLNEIRDIFEGLFPDILSGEDRNLVQIIALIAQELRFIIRSSTNILEDLQCLQIMKQI; encoded by the coding sequence ATGACAAGTGATGTGCTAGAGCCTAGACAGACACGTATTGAGCTCTCTCTAGCTGAGGAGAATTTAGTTGAACAGCTAAGAAATATTATTCTTAAGCTATCGAATATGGTGAGAGATATTAATAGTATTCTAGATGACATATTCAATGATATGTTTGAGAGTGCAAAACTTAAGGTTCCACGGCTCCTAGCCCTCTATAGAGAGATTTGTGAAGACAATAGAAGGACAAAGCTATATTTAGCGAGGATCTCTATAGGTCTACAGAACTCTAAATACTATCTGGAAATCATAAATGAAACTATAAATATTCTAGAATCTCTCTACATAGTTACCACTGCAATATCTGCTATCATCAAACAAAATGCGGTTGTGAAGGAGAGCTCTATTCTATATCTACAGAAGATCATGATGCTCCTCTCAAATCTATTAAATGATTATGCAGAACTACTTAAGATGCTTATCGGAGCTCCATCAAAATTCTTAGAAATTAGTGATAGAGGTATCAAAACATTGAATGAAATTAGAGATATCTTTGAAGGACTATTTCCAGATATACTTAGTGGAGAAGATAGGAATTTAGTACAGATAATAGCGTTAATCGCCCAAGAACTTAGATTTATTATTAGAAGTTCTACTAATATATTGGAGGATTTGCAATGTCTTCAAATAATGAAACAAATTTGA
- a CDS encoding conserved hypothetical protein (KEGG: hbu:Hbut_1228 hypothetical protein~SPTR: A2BM49 Conserved crenarchaeal protein), with the protein MGKSSTAIERQKDQKRAWIQKMVRSAKLHHKLCPFYDRKKKFCFLRLGERCQLDGKFDNCPIFIGFLERRYDEITAAGKPLPVDFEDPLVQFGVT; encoded by the coding sequence ATGGGTAAATCATCTACAGCTATAGAGAGACAAAAGGATCAGAAGAGGGCGTGGATACAGAAGATGGTTAGAAGTGCTAAGCTTCATCATAAGCTATGTCCCTTCTATGATAGGAAGAAGAAGTTCTGCTTCCTTAGATTGGGAGAGAGGTGTCAACTTGATGGAAAGTTTGATAACTGTCCTATATTTATTGGATTTCTAGAAAGGAGATATGATGAAATTACTGCTGCTGGAAAGCCTCTACCTGTTGATTTTGAGGATCCTCTAGTACAGTTTGGTGTTACATAG
- a CDS encoding agmatinase (COGs: COG0010 Arginase/agmatinase/formimionoglutamate hydrolase arginase family~InterPro IPR006035:IPR005925~KEGG: sia:M1425_1661 agmatinase~PFAM: Arginase/agmatinase/formiminoglutamase~SPTR: C3MWW0 Agmatinase~TIGRFAM: agmatinase~PFAM: Arginase family~TIGRFAM: agmatinase) encodes MAEAGLYISPLEDYSAFLGFNRDRKKTPFTIIGIPLDISSSYRSGCSLAPQSIRNTSRSIELCSFVNNINLEDIGFEDLGNIIMAPGDIITSLKRIEIVIESLLNEGRRIFILGGEHTLTYGSFKAFAKIFKNPCLLVFDAHLDLRDEYLGTKFNHATVIRRIIDDTNVLKVIFIGSRAISMEESSYALEKNDKVSIYRFWGSRIPIDIIDRVREDISRCDAIYISIDMDVIDPAYAPGVQTPEPLGIDPQNLLQILSRLIDTRTWVTDIVEITPVYDHSETTSFLASRIIIEIASILIESLNIEKSYCKI; translated from the coding sequence ATGGCAGAAGCAGGTTTGTATATAAGTCCTCTAGAAGATTATTCTGCATTTCTAGGATTTAATAGGGATAGAAAGAAAACACCATTTACAATCATTGGAATACCACTAGATATATCATCGAGCTATAGAAGTGGATGTAGTTTAGCTCCTCAAAGTATAAGAAATACATCTAGATCTATAGAGCTATGTTCATTTGTAAACAATATTAATCTAGAGGATATAGGGTTTGAAGATCTTGGAAATATAATTATGGCACCAGGAGATATTATTACATCACTAAAGCGTATAGAAATTGTTATAGAATCGCTACTTAATGAAGGAAGAAGAATATTCATATTAGGGGGAGAACATACATTAACATATGGTTCATTTAAGGCATTTGCAAAGATTTTCAAGAATCCATGTCTATTAGTATTTGATGCACACCTAGATCTAAGAGATGAGTATCTAGGTACAAAGTTCAATCATGCTACAGTTATAAGAAGAATCATAGATGATACAAATGTACTTAAAGTAATATTTATCGGGTCAAGAGCCATAAGTATGGAGGAAAGTAGTTATGCATTAGAGAAGAATGACAAAGTCTCTATCTACAGATTTTGGGGGAGTAGAATACCTATTGATATAATAGATAGAGTTAGGGAGGATATATCAAGATGTGATGCTATATATATATCAATAGATATGGATGTTATAGACCCTGCATATGCACCAGGGGTTCAAACACCAGAACCCCTTGGAATAGACCCACAAAATCTTTTGCAAATTCTAAGTAGGTTAATAGATACAAGAACATGGGTTACCGATATAGTAGAAATAACACCTGTATATGATCATAGTGAGACCACATCCTTTCTCGCCTCACGAATTATAATTGAGATAGCATCAATATTAATAGAAAGTCTTAACATAGAGAAAAGCTATTGTAAAATCTGA